The following are encoded together in the Paludisphaera mucosa genome:
- a CDS encoding PEP-CTERM sorting domain-containing protein, producing MMWSRTAVTASLLAFGVTFGGGGSARASKLLTFEDVYGVVGEMPIYSGYGGLDWQNVEVMNLDWWRNNLYAANGYVHGATSGSQVAWLPLSVATPGTTSAVISSPTPFGFTSAQLTSAWNDDLKVQVDGYLKGQLVGSRTFVLNPDGPTLAELDFKAVDSVRMTASGGTLDPAFGSPSDPNWLPTPNLVIDDVRLDAAADPDGSPPTEPTGPIQPTPVPEPSTLAVAGLLVAGWWLRSRRPAA from the coding sequence ATGATGTGGTCAAGGACGGCCGTGACGGCGAGTTTGTTGGCGTTCGGCGTGACGTTCGGCGGGGGCGGATCGGCGCGGGCGTCGAAGCTGCTGACGTTCGAGGACGTCTACGGCGTCGTGGGCGAGATGCCGATTTACAGCGGTTACGGCGGCCTGGACTGGCAGAACGTCGAGGTCATGAACCTCGACTGGTGGCGGAACAACCTCTATGCCGCAAACGGTTACGTCCACGGCGCGACGTCGGGCTCCCAGGTCGCGTGGCTGCCCCTGTCCGTCGCCACGCCGGGCACGACCTCGGCCGTCATCAGCAGCCCCACCCCGTTCGGCTTCACGAGCGCCCAGCTCACCTCGGCGTGGAACGACGACCTGAAGGTTCAGGTCGACGGCTATTTGAAGGGCCAACTCGTGGGCTCGCGGACGTTCGTCCTGAATCCGGACGGGCCGACGCTCGCCGAACTCGACTTCAAGGCGGTCGACTCCGTGCGGATGACGGCCTCGGGCGGGACCCTCGATCCGGCCTTCGGCTCGCCGAGCGACCCCAACTGGCTCCCCACGCCCAACCTCGTCATCGACGACGTCCGACTCGACGCCGCGGCCGACCCCGACGGATCCCCGCCGACCGAACCGACCGGCCCGATCCAACCGACGCCCGTGCCCGAACCCTCGACGCTGGCCGTCGCCGGGCTGCTCGTCGCCGGCTGGTGGCTCCGTTCGCGACGGCCCGCCGCCTGA
- a CDS encoding ABC transporter ATP-binding protein, whose protein sequence is MAVAEGTPALEVIELTKTFGRRKPVTAVAGLSFAMARGEILGLLGPNGAGKTTTIQMLLSTLTPTSGRILYDGRDLARHRSAILAKVGYASAYSKLPSLLSVEENLDVFARLYDMPAGDRKARTRVLLDRFGMWDNRKRTMSALSAGQTTRVTLCKAFLPRPEIVLLDEPTASLDPDVALEVRDFVRQQCEEDGVSVLHTSHNMDEVAEICHRVVFLDRGRIAAEGRPSELAATVAWAKVRLKVDRGLDDVARIAAARELDTTQEEGGVIEVEIDEPDVAGFLAALASADVRYTEIAIRKPTLEDYFLHIARRRGEPDPAPTAP, encoded by the coding sequence ATGGCCGTGGCCGAAGGGACGCCGGCGCTCGAGGTGATCGAGCTGACGAAGACGTTCGGGCGTCGCAAGCCGGTGACGGCGGTCGCCGGCCTCTCGTTCGCGATGGCGCGGGGCGAGATCCTGGGCCTGCTCGGGCCCAACGGGGCGGGCAAGACGACGACGATCCAGATGCTGCTCTCGACGCTCACCCCCACGTCGGGGCGGATCCTCTACGACGGCCGCGACCTGGCGCGGCACCGCTCGGCGATCCTGGCGAAGGTCGGGTACGCGAGCGCCTACTCGAAGCTCCCCTCGCTGCTGTCGGTGGAGGAGAACCTCGACGTCTTCGCGCGGCTCTACGACATGCCGGCCGGCGATCGCAAGGCGCGGACGCGGGTGCTGCTGGATCGGTTCGGGATGTGGGACAACCGCAAGCGGACGATGTCCGCGCTCTCGGCCGGGCAGACGACGCGGGTGACGCTCTGCAAGGCGTTCCTGCCCCGGCCCGAGATCGTCCTGCTCGACGAGCCGACGGCCTCGCTCGACCCCGACGTGGCGCTCGAGGTCCGCGACTTCGTGCGCCAGCAGTGCGAGGAGGACGGCGTGTCGGTCCTGCACACCTCGCACAACATGGACGAGGTCGCCGAGATCTGCCACCGCGTCGTCTTCCTCGACCGGGGCCGGATCGCCGCCGAGGGCCGCCCCTCCGAGCTGGCCGCGACCGTCGCCTGGGCCAAGGTCCGGCTCAAGGTCGACCGCGGCCTGGACGACGTCGCCCGCATCGCCGCCGCCCGCGAGCTGGATACGACCCAAGAGGAGGGGGGCGTGATCGAGGTCGAGATCGACGAGCCCGACGTCGCCGGGTTCCTCGCGGCGCTCGCCTCGGCCGACGTCCGCTACACCGAGATCGCGATCCGCAAGCCGACGCTGGAAGACTATTTCCTGCACATCGCCCGCCGCCGGGGCGAGCCCGACCCGGCGCCGACCGCGCCCTGA